From the bacterium genome, one window contains:
- a CDS encoding sigma 54-interacting transcriptional regulator produces MNPQEPFDSLLMESVSDGMVAISPEGKIIYANRSFLERSGCRLDEIIGKPCREVVHESICDSRCPFAEVLDTGVTADRFDVEVRGKGGEEMSACINFTPLKEGSGRVIGVVEVIRDITKLKELKDNLKRTSSMYQRERVKNRTILDNIPSGVYTVDREMKFLSFNRSLEKITGYSAEDVLGKKCSEVLRSDFCEAGCPLKRSIRTGETLRGVELNLRARDGSVVPIASSTAVMRDEEGRPIGGICSFRDLRELHAVPFSQGHAREFQGMLSKNPKMHEIFDLIETVAESDANVLIEGDSGTGKELVARAIHRLSIRAGRPFLGVNCASLNENLMESELFGHVRGAFTGAVKDRMGRFEMAEGGTLFLDEVSEIGLHLQAKLLRVIQEREYQRVGETTARRANVRILSATNKRLKERIAGGTFRDDLYYRLNVVSVTPPPLRERKEDIPILVEHFLCRPQGNAGGCKRSFSPLAMQALLEYPWPGNVRELENAVERAKICSRGEVIEESALPAEIRHRGGTVHRGGASSGEKSANLEADRIRETLVRCAWNRTEASARLGVSRVTLWRRMKQLGIGAQKL; encoded by the coding sequence ATGAACCCCCAGGAACCGTTCGATTCGTTGCTCATGGAATCCGTCTCCGACGGGATGGTGGCCATCTCGCCGGAGGGGAAAATCATCTATGCGAACCGATCGTTCCTGGAACGCTCCGGGTGCCGCCTCGACGAGATCATCGGTAAGCCGTGCCGCGAAGTCGTCCACGAGTCGATCTGCGACTCCCGATGCCCTTTCGCGGAAGTCCTCGATACGGGCGTCACGGCGGACCGGTTCGACGTGGAGGTCCGTGGAAAAGGGGGCGAGGAAATGAGCGCCTGCATCAACTTCACCCCCCTGAAAGAGGGATCGGGACGGGTGATCGGCGTCGTCGAAGTGATCCGCGACATCACCAAGCTGAAGGAGCTCAAGGACAACCTGAAGAGGACGAGTTCGATGTATCAGAGGGAGCGGGTCAAGAACCGGACGATCCTCGACAACATTCCTTCCGGGGTCTACACGGTGGACCGGGAGATGAAGTTCCTCTCCTTCAACCGGTCCCTCGAAAAAATCACCGGGTACTCCGCGGAGGATGTCCTGGGGAAAAAATGCTCCGAGGTTCTGCGGTCCGATTTCTGCGAGGCCGGGTGCCCCCTGAAGCGATCGATTCGCACGGGAGAGACGCTCCGGGGCGTCGAGTTGAACCTTCGGGCAAGGGACGGCTCCGTCGTCCCCATCGCCTCCAGCACCGCCGTAATGCGGGACGAGGAGGGAAGACCCATCGGCGGCATCTGCTCCTTCCGCGATCTCCGCGAACTGCATGCCGTTCCGTTCTCCCAGGGGCACGCGCGGGAGTTCCAGGGGATGCTGAGCAAGAACCCGAAGATGCACGAGATCTTCGACCTCATCGAAACGGTCGCCGAGTCCGACGCGAACGTCCTGATCGAGGGGGACAGCGGGACCGGCAAGGAGCTCGTGGCCCGGGCGATCCACCGTCTGAGCATCCGCGCGGGGAGACCGTTCCTGGGGGTGAATTGCGCCTCACTGAACGAGAACCTGATGGAGAGCGAGCTGTTCGGCCACGTCCGCGGGGCGTTCACCGGGGCGGTCAAGGATCGGATGGGCCGGTTCGAGATGGCGGAGGGAGGGACGCTCTTCCTCGACGAGGTTTCGGAGATCGGGCTTCACCTTCAGGCGAAGCTGCTCCGCGTCATCCAGGAGCGGGAGTATCAGCGGGTGGGCGAAACGACCGCCCGGAGGGCGAACGTCCGGATTCTCTCCGCCACGAACAAGCGCCTGAAGGAACGCATCGCGGGCGGAACGTTCCGGGACGACCTGTATTACCGTCTGAACGTCGTCTCCGTCACGCCCCCCCCGCTGCGGGAACGGAAGGAGGACATCCCGATCCTGGTCGAGCATTTCCTGTGCCGCCCGCAGGGAAACGCCGGGGGGTGCAAGCGGAGCTTCTCCCCGCTGGCCATGCAGGCGCTCCTGGAATACCCGTGGCCGGGCAACGTACGGGAGCTGGAAAACGCCGTAGAGCGGGCGAAGATCTGCTCCCGGGGAGAGGTCATCGAGGAGTCCGCCCTCCCGGCGGAGATCCGCCACCGGGGGGGGACGGTCCACCGCGGAGGCGCCTCCTCGGGGGAAAAGAGCGCGAACCTGGAAGCGGACCGCATCCGGGAAACCTTGGTCCGCTGTGCGTGGAACCGGACGGAAGCCTCGGCCCGGCTGGGAGTCAGCCGCGTCACCCTATGGCGGCGGATGAAGCAGTTG
- a CDS encoding DUF3373 domain-containing protein, with translation MRGREAVLIAAMLLAALILPQGVRAADEEIQKKVDSLSKEVEALKQQVARSKEGKKSISDWLTIGGDYRFRVDSLSGKVPSYLSFADYMAWAMGGMVGSPAITPGATVKNETLYTNRLGLNLTAKVMKDVTFHSRLLMYKEFGSQANDASRGDFFADRIGVFDGTLGHVPSDGKVAVDQVYMTINNILGQPIWFSIGRRPSTGGIPTHFRQNNEKPGVGGVDGLLVDYAYDGLTLGYAPDIEALPGAYAKFCYGRGFQRGFHFDSSGDVKNMDMFGFIAVPYDTDPLTIYLQANHAENIIDFPVIQESTLGSLRPSTNLGDIDQFGVVVMSTLKKVGPGTLNVFASGALDKTHPNDNHPTFNGIPLSNIGLMYTGVKKSTTGNAIYLGARYDLPSKTKIGLEYNHGSKNWISFIPAADDMWTSKLGTRGNVYEVYLIQELPGLPIASYRAKSFLRIGYQYYDFDYTGSNNWVGAPVAISDVAFNPQMLTPMKSAKDLYATLEVKF, from the coding sequence ATGAGAGGAAGAGAAGCGGTTCTTATCGCAGCGATGCTGCTGGCGGCCCTGATCCTTCCGCAAGGAGTCCGCGCGGCCGACGAGGAGATCCAGAAGAAGGTGGACTCCCTGTCGAAGGAAGTGGAGGCCCTGAAGCAGCAGGTGGCCCGGTCGAAGGAAGGGAAGAAGTCGATCTCCGACTGGTTGACGATCGGGGGCGACTACCGGTTCCGGGTCGACTCCCTGTCCGGGAAGGTACCAAGCTATCTGAGCTTCGCCGACTACATGGCCTGGGCCATGGGCGGCATGGTGGGAAGCCCGGCGATCACTCCCGGCGCCACGGTGAAGAACGAAACGCTCTACACCAACCGCCTCGGCCTGAACCTCACGGCAAAAGTCATGAAGGACGTGACCTTCCACAGCCGGTTGCTGATGTACAAGGAGTTCGGCTCCCAGGCGAACGACGCGTCGAGGGGCGATTTCTTCGCGGACCGCATCGGCGTGTTCGACGGCACGCTGGGGCACGTGCCGTCCGACGGGAAGGTCGCCGTCGACCAGGTGTACATGACGATCAACAACATCCTCGGCCAGCCGATCTGGTTCTCCATCGGCCGCCGCCCCTCCACCGGCGGAATTCCCACCCACTTCCGGCAGAACAACGAGAAGCCCGGCGTGGGCGGCGTTGACGGCCTTCTCGTCGACTACGCCTACGACGGCCTGACGCTCGGCTACGCGCCCGACATCGAGGCGCTGCCCGGCGCCTACGCGAAATTCTGCTACGGCCGAGGCTTCCAGCGCGGCTTCCACTTCGACTCGTCCGGCGACGTGAAGAACATGGACATGTTCGGGTTCATCGCGGTTCCGTACGACACGGACCCCCTGACCATCTACCTCCAGGCCAACCATGCGGAGAACATCATCGACTTCCCGGTCATCCAGGAATCGACGCTGGGAAGCCTGCGCCCGTCCACGAACCTGGGCGACATCGACCAGTTCGGGGTCGTCGTGATGAGCACGTTGAAGAAAGTGGGGCCGGGCACCCTCAACGTGTTCGCCTCCGGCGCGTTGGACAAGACCCACCCGAACGACAACCACCCGACGTTCAACGGTATTCCGTTGTCCAATATCGGGCTGATGTACACGGGCGTGAAGAAGTCCACTACCGGCAACGCGATCTACCTGGGAGCGCGCTACGACCTCCCATCGAAAACCAAGATCGGGCTCGAGTACAACCACGGTTCGAAGAACTGGATCTCGTTCATCCCGGCGGCCGACGACATGTGGACGAGCAAGCTGGGGACCCGCGGCAACGTGTACGAAGTCTACCTGATCCAGGAACTCCCCGGGCTCCCGATCGCCTCCTATCGTGCGAAGTCGTTCCTCCGAATCGGATATCAGTACTACGACTTCGATTACACCGGCTCCAACAACTGGGTGGGCGCCCCGGTCGCGATCTCCGATGTCGCGTTCAACCCCCAGATGCTGACGCCGATGAAGAGCGCGAAAGACCTGTACGCCACGCTGGAAGTGAAATTCTAG